Proteins from one Chitinophaga oryzae genomic window:
- a CDS encoding AraC family transcriptional regulator: MKIYDDTGYIPVLGIQEFRKGQLAGREDLLFNELHGERHIDRPHKHDFFIINLFESAKGVHTIDFHDYPIANQQVHVLFPGQVHTWSIRPNTTGYQLMIQPNFFERFAPFFRFSFSNYMNHPVIPLTNGNFKLLKYEFDAIRDELSAPNSVQEIISARAAVIAAIVSKEAENIFTDLKVFQSNPRLANFNMLIDKFYKQEKGVGFYASRLNISANYLNILCKTHLHVSATKLIQQRVLLEARRLLQTTDLSIKEIAFELGFVDHAYFSNFFKAQAGITPTQFREG, from the coding sequence ATGAAGATTTATGACGACACCGGTTACATCCCTGTCTTAGGTATCCAGGAGTTCAGGAAAGGCCAGCTCGCCGGCAGGGAAGACCTGCTATTCAATGAACTGCATGGAGAACGGCACATCGACCGGCCGCATAAGCACGATTTTTTTATCATCAACCTGTTTGAGTCCGCCAAAGGTGTTCACACTATTGACTTCCACGACTACCCAATCGCCAACCAGCAGGTGCATGTGCTGTTTCCCGGGCAGGTGCATACCTGGAGCATCAGGCCCAACACCACCGGTTACCAGCTGATGATACAACCGAATTTTTTCGAACGTTTCGCCCCCTTCTTCCGTTTTTCGTTTTCAAACTATATGAACCACCCTGTAATCCCGCTGACCAACGGCAATTTCAAATTGCTGAAGTACGAGTTCGATGCCATCAGGGATGAACTGAGCGCCCCCAACTCCGTACAGGAGATCATCAGCGCCCGGGCCGCCGTGATCGCCGCCATTGTGAGCAAGGAAGCGGAGAATATTTTCACCGACCTGAAAGTGTTTCAGTCCAATCCCAGGCTGGCAAACTTCAACATGCTGATCGATAAATTTTACAAGCAGGAAAAAGGGGTGGGATTTTACGCTTCCAGGCTGAACATCTCGGCCAACTATCTGAATATTCTTTGCAAGACCCACCTTCATGTATCGGCGACCAAACTGATACAACAGCGCGTGCTGCTGGAAGCCAGGCGGCTGCTGCAAACCACGGACCTCTCTATTAAAGAAATCGCCTTTGAACTGGGCTTTGTGGACCATGCGTATTTTTCCAATTTCTTTAAAGCACAGGCAGGTATCACTCCTACACAGTTCAGAGAAGGTTAG
- a CDS encoding amidohydrolase, translating into MKKTEISRKDFIRMSGLGLAGAAFASGLLSGAEAFAAEAGSKGGKGCLLKNVRLETGFVYEEGEVVHTKTELFCVEIKDGNISRISANKPNAANAVDAKGWLMLPAFRDMHIHLDKTFYGGPWQAARRGPGGVKGMIALEQKILPEMLKTSTYRAEKLIELLQSKGTSFARSHVNIEPTSKLQSLNNLFKALENRKSTFGAELVAFPQHGVFYTDSVPWLKEAAKMDIGFIGGVDPYSIDGAIEKTIDFTVQLALDNKKGIDIHLHESEESGLKTVEYLIKKVMENPALQHKTFLSHCFVLGRIDKVKQEQMAEQLGAAGIGIVSTIPFGSLVMPIPTLYKHNVTVMTGNDSIVDHWSTFGSGSVLEKANLMAQLYGYSTEFLLSRSLKLATGNVLPLDEKGVQQWPKAGDAADMVLIDASCSAEAVSRVSPVRSLISKGQIVY; encoded by the coding sequence ATGAAGAAAACGGAAATTTCCCGCAAGGATTTTATCAGGATGTCCGGCCTGGGGCTGGCGGGAGCGGCTTTCGCCTCCGGCTTGCTGAGCGGTGCGGAAGCGTTTGCCGCGGAGGCAGGGAGCAAAGGCGGAAAAGGCTGCCTGTTAAAGAACGTGCGGCTGGAAACAGGATTTGTATATGAAGAAGGCGAGGTAGTCCACACGAAGACCGAATTATTTTGCGTCGAAATAAAAGACGGCAACATCAGCCGTATTTCCGCCAATAAACCGAATGCCGCCAATGCTGTTGATGCGAAAGGATGGCTGATGCTCCCGGCCTTCCGGGATATGCATATCCACCTGGACAAGACATTCTACGGCGGGCCGTGGCAGGCTGCCCGGAGAGGGCCGGGTGGCGTGAAAGGGATGATCGCCCTTGAACAGAAGATACTCCCGGAGATGCTGAAAACATCTACCTACAGGGCGGAAAAACTGATAGAACTGTTGCAGTCCAAAGGCACCAGCTTCGCCAGAAGTCATGTAAACATCGAGCCTACGTCCAAACTGCAATCACTCAACAATCTTTTCAAAGCGCTGGAGAACAGGAAAAGCACCTTCGGCGCGGAGCTGGTGGCTTTCCCGCAGCATGGCGTATTTTATACGGACTCCGTGCCCTGGCTGAAGGAAGCGGCGAAGATGGACATCGGTTTCATCGGCGGCGTAGATCCCTATTCTATTGACGGCGCTATTGAAAAGACGATTGATTTTACGGTGCAGCTGGCGCTGGACAATAAAAAAGGCATCGATATCCACCTGCATGAATCAGAGGAATCGGGATTAAAGACGGTAGAATACCTGATTAAGAAAGTAATGGAAAACCCGGCCCTTCAGCACAAAACATTCCTGAGCCACTGTTTTGTGCTTGGCAGGATCGATAAAGTGAAGCAGGAGCAGATGGCAGAGCAGCTGGGCGCTGCGGGTATCGGTATCGTTTCCACCATTCCATTCGGCAGCCTTGTCATGCCGATCCCCACGCTCTACAAGCACAACGTGACGGTGATGACCGGCAACGACAGCATTGTAGACCACTGGAGCACCTTCGGTTCCGGAAGCGTATTGGAAAAAGCCAACCTGATGGCGCAGCTGTACGGTTATTCCACGGAGTTCCTGTTATCCAGGAGCCTGAAGCTGGCCACCGGCAATGTGCTGCCGCTGGATGAAAAAGGCGTGCAGCAATGGCCCAAAGCCGGCGATGCGGCAGACATGGTGCTGATAGACGCCAGCTGTTCGGCAGAAGCGGTATCCCGGGTGTCGCCGGTCAGGTCGCTGATCAGCAAAGGGCAAATTGTATATTAA
- a CDS encoding CusA/CzcA family heavy metal efflux RND transporter has protein sequence MKSSLAPVRATATVCLLIPGNEEVHDRFSAITGPILFIQLPLSMLNRIIHFSIKNKLIIGLFTLALIVWGVWSALRLPVDAVPDITNNQVQIITQTPTLAAQETEQLVTYPIEQSLANLPDLVEMRSISRFGLSVITVVFEDDVDIYFARQLIGEKLKEAEQKIPRGIGTPELAPVSTGLGEVYQYILHPKKGAENKYTAMDLRTMQDWIVARQLYGTRGIAEVNSFGGLLKQYEVAVNPAKLKGMNITMPEIFNALAKNNENTGGAYIDKKPNAYFIRGIGLVGNMEDIRNIAVKSVNGIPVLVKDVAEVRLGSAIRYGSVTYNGEKEVVGGIVMMLKGANSAAVVTRVKEKLKTIQKSLPEDVVIEAYLDRTNLVDRAINTVKTNLIEGALIVIFVLVLFLGNFRAGLIVASAIPLSMLFALGMMNAFGVSANLMSLGAIDFGLIVDGAVIIVEATLHHLGLRTSARQLTQAEMDEEVYLSASKIRNSAAFGEIIIMIVYIPILTLVGIEGKMFKPMAQTVAFAILGALILSLTYIPMVSALILPKKVSHKKNFSDKIMDFFHRLYAPVLAWAIRFKVAVVAVTIAIFGIAVLLFSRMGGEFIPQLEEGDFAFHCILPQGTSLSQSIETSMQASRIIRTFPEVKMVVGKTGSAEVPTDPMPPEATDLMVLLKPKSEWTTVKTYNQLADSIMEKLEVIPGVFFEANQPIQMRFNELMTGVRQDVAIKIFGENIDTLAALAPKVAAIVQSVKGATEPQIERTTGLPQITVQYDRAKIAAYGMNVEDINRTVRTAFAGEAAGVVFENERKFDMVVRLDSASRSSIDDVRDLFVALPDGNQIPLSQLANIAFKEGPAQISREDGRRRIVVGFNVKNRDVQSVVKDIQQKLSAANLLPSGYYYTYGGTFENLREASARLMVAVPVALALIFMLLYFTFRSIKESVLIFTAIPMSAIGGVFALLLRGMPFSISAGVGFIALFGVAVLNGIVLISTFNNLEKEGYTDVIKRVIEGTKIRLRPVLMTATVASFGFLPMALSRGAGAEVQRPLATVVIGGLVTATFLTLVVLPLLYILFSEGFKRKLPPVAAVALLGLLILPGAVSAQEVPGKRLGVNEVLSMAQQNLQYNINAAQVNRTKVQVRSAGMLPKTGVFAENEDLRPSDHTGILKVGVSQAVAWPGLYKAQKKLYTEQARYYEVNGAVLNVSVKRDIRQVYYQLWYLHEKSNLYLQLDSIYRSLSDAAVLRVRAGENPGLDSISAQAKQKELRAQLEQLHDDMNIQQQSLKQLLNTEDAILPVAQPLEKIGFTFAGPATDTVHPTLALQQQNVNIAAAGVAVAKNENRPEFSGRFFSQRLYGVKDPFSGFSVTASVPLFGLGAYRNKVRAAQAEADVQQQQLAYNKQVFSTQQSQMIKEVEKNSRMLVFYESSGLGQAREIIKAAALAYRSGEISFAELSQFLTQAITIRQNYLDVLNAYNQAVIQHNYFNNL, from the coding sequence ATGAAAAGCAGCCTCGCGCCCGTTCGTGCAACGGCGACCGTGTGCCTGTTAATACCTGGCAATGAAGAAGTGCATGATCGCTTTTCAGCGATCACCGGGCCTATCCTTTTTATACAACTACCATTAAGTATGCTGAACAGAATTATTCATTTTAGTATAAAGAACAAGCTGATCATCGGCCTGTTCACGCTGGCGCTGATCGTCTGGGGCGTTTGGAGCGCCCTGCGTTTGCCGGTGGACGCCGTACCGGACATCACCAACAACCAGGTACAGATCATCACCCAAACGCCTACACTGGCTGCGCAGGAAACAGAGCAACTGGTGACCTATCCGATCGAACAAAGCCTGGCCAACCTGCCGGACCTCGTGGAGATGCGTTCCATTTCAAGGTTTGGCCTGTCCGTTATCACTGTAGTGTTTGAAGACGATGTAGACATTTATTTCGCCCGTCAGCTGATCGGCGAGAAACTGAAAGAGGCCGAACAGAAAATACCCAGAGGCATCGGCACGCCCGAGTTGGCGCCTGTCAGCACCGGACTGGGCGAAGTATATCAGTATATCCTTCATCCCAAAAAAGGAGCAGAAAACAAATATACGGCCATGGACCTGCGTACCATGCAGGACTGGATCGTGGCCCGCCAGTTGTATGGCACCAGGGGCATCGCAGAAGTGAACAGCTTCGGTGGGTTGCTGAAGCAGTACGAAGTGGCGGTCAACCCCGCCAAACTCAAAGGCATGAACATCACCATGCCTGAAATTTTTAATGCGCTGGCTAAAAACAATGAGAACACCGGCGGCGCCTATATCGATAAAAAGCCCAATGCTTACTTCATCAGGGGCATTGGCCTTGTTGGCAATATGGAAGACATCCGCAACATCGCAGTCAAATCCGTGAACGGTATTCCCGTGCTGGTAAAAGATGTGGCGGAGGTGAGGCTGGGCAGTGCTATCCGCTATGGCTCCGTTACCTACAACGGCGAAAAGGAAGTCGTAGGCGGCATCGTGATGATGCTGAAAGGCGCTAACAGTGCCGCCGTTGTTACCCGCGTAAAAGAAAAACTCAAAACCATCCAAAAGTCTTTACCCGAAGATGTGGTGATCGAGGCGTATCTCGACAGGACAAACCTGGTGGACAGGGCGATCAACACCGTAAAAACCAACCTCATTGAAGGCGCACTGATCGTTATTTTCGTACTGGTCTTATTCCTCGGTAATTTCCGCGCAGGGCTGATCGTGGCATCTGCTATTCCCCTGTCTATGCTTTTCGCACTGGGGATGATGAACGCCTTTGGCGTCAGCGCCAACCTGATGAGCCTGGGCGCTATTGACTTCGGGCTGATCGTGGACGGCGCCGTGATCATCGTGGAAGCCACGCTGCATCACCTGGGGCTGCGGACATCTGCCCGGCAACTCACGCAAGCGGAAATGGACGAAGAAGTTTATCTCTCAGCTTCCAAAATCCGTAACAGCGCTGCCTTTGGAGAAATCATCATCATGATCGTTTATATCCCCATCCTCACGCTGGTAGGCATAGAAGGCAAGATGTTCAAACCGATGGCGCAGACCGTAGCCTTCGCCATCCTGGGTGCGCTGATCCTCTCACTGACCTATATTCCAATGGTCAGCGCGCTGATACTTCCGAAAAAGGTATCGCATAAAAAGAACTTCTCCGATAAGATCATGGATTTCTTCCATCGGTTATATGCGCCGGTACTGGCATGGGCCATCCGCTTCAAAGTAGCGGTGGTAGCAGTTACCATTGCCATCTTCGGCATAGCGGTATTGCTCTTCAGCCGCATGGGCGGCGAGTTTATCCCGCAACTGGAAGAAGGCGATTTTGCTTTCCACTGCATCCTGCCGCAGGGCACCTCCCTGTCGCAAAGCATTGAAACATCCATGCAGGCCAGCCGCATCATCCGCACTTTTCCCGAAGTGAAAATGGTGGTGGGTAAAACCGGCAGTGCCGAAGTGCCTACCGATCCGATGCCACCGGAGGCGACCGACCTCATGGTGCTGCTGAAGCCGAAATCGGAATGGACCACGGTAAAGACTTACAACCAGCTGGCCGATTCCATCATGGAGAAACTGGAGGTAATACCCGGCGTGTTCTTCGAGGCCAACCAGCCCATACAGATGCGTTTCAACGAACTGATGACCGGTGTAAGGCAGGATGTGGCCATCAAGATCTTCGGCGAAAATATAGACACGCTGGCCGCGCTGGCCCCGAAAGTGGCCGCTATTGTGCAATCGGTGAAAGGCGCCACGGAGCCGCAGATTGAAAGGACCACCGGTCTGCCTCAGATCACGGTACAATATGACCGCGCCAAGATAGCCGCCTACGGCATGAACGTAGAAGACATCAATCGCACCGTGCGCACCGCTTTTGCGGGTGAGGCTGCAGGCGTTGTTTTTGAGAACGAACGCAAGTTCGATATGGTGGTAAGGCTGGACAGTGCCAGCCGGTCCTCCATCGACGACGTGCGCGACCTGTTTGTGGCGCTGCCGGACGGCAACCAGATCCCGCTTTCCCAGCTGGCGAACATTGCCTTTAAGGAAGGTCCTGCGCAGATCAGCCGCGAAGACGGGCGGCGCAGAATTGTGGTGGGCTTCAACGTTAAAAACAGGGACGTACAAAGTGTGGTGAAAGATATACAACAGAAACTAAGCGCCGCCAACCTGCTGCCATCCGGTTATTATTATACCTATGGCGGCACCTTTGAAAACCTCCGGGAAGCGTCAGCACGGCTGATGGTCGCCGTACCGGTGGCATTAGCCCTGATATTTATGCTGCTGTATTTCACCTTCCGTTCCATCAAAGAATCGGTACTGATCTTTACCGCGATCCCTATGAGCGCCATCGGCGGCGTGTTTGCGCTGCTGCTGAGAGGCATGCCTTTCAGTATATCCGCCGGCGTAGGCTTCATCGCCTTGTTTGGTGTGGCGGTGCTGAACGGGATCGTGCTGATCAGCACCTTCAACAATCTCGAAAAAGAAGGATACACCGATGTCATCAAAAGGGTGATCGAAGGTACGAAGATCAGGCTGCGCCCTGTACTGATGACAGCCACCGTAGCCTCTTTCGGCTTCCTCCCCATGGCCCTGTCCAGGGGCGCCGGCGCCGAAGTACAACGGCCGCTGGCAACAGTAGTGATCGGCGGACTGGTGACCGCCACTTTCCTGACGCTGGTGGTGCTGCCGTTGTTATACATCCTTTTCAGCGAAGGATTTAAACGGAAATTACCGCCGGTCGCCGCCGTGGCGCTGCTGGGATTGCTCATCCTTCCCGGCGCGGTATCCGCACAGGAAGTGCCGGGCAAACGGTTAGGAGTAAACGAAGTGTTGTCCATGGCGCAGCAGAACCTGCAATACAACATCAACGCAGCGCAGGTCAACCGGACAAAGGTGCAGGTGCGCTCCGCGGGTATGCTGCCTAAAACCGGCGTCTTTGCAGAGAATGAAGACCTGCGGCCCAGCGACCATACCGGTATCCTGAAGGTGGGCGTATCCCAGGCGGTAGCCTGGCCGGGACTATATAAAGCGCAGAAAAAACTGTACACGGAACAAGCCAGATACTACGAAGTGAACGGCGCTGTGTTGAACGTATCCGTAAAGAGAGATATCCGGCAGGTATATTACCAGCTGTGGTACCTGCATGAAAAATCAAACCTTTACCTGCAGCTGGACAGTATCTACCGGTCCCTGTCCGACGCGGCGGTGCTGCGGGTGAGAGCAGGCGAGAATCCGGGGCTGGACAGCATCTCGGCGCAGGCCAAACAGAAAGAACTCAGGGCGCAGCTGGAACAATTGCACGACGACATGAACATCCAGCAGCAATCCCTGAAACAGTTGCTGAATACCGAAGATGCTATTCTCCCCGTAGCACAGCCGCTGGAAAAAATCGGGTTTACTTTCGCCGGTCCGGCTACCGATACCGTACACCCTACCCTCGCGCTGCAACAGCAGAACGTGAACATTGCAGCCGCCGGTGTGGCCGTGGCGAAGAATGAAAACCGGCCTGAATTTTCCGGCAGGTTTTTCAGCCAGCGGCTCTATGGCGTAAAAGATCCTTTCAGTGGTTTTTCCGTGACGGCCTCCGTTCCGCTGTTTGGCCTCGGCGCTTACCGTAATAAGGTAAGAGCCGCGCAGGCAGAGGCGGACGTGCAGCAACAACAACTGGCCTATAACAAACAGGTGTTCAGTACCCAACAGTCGCAGATGATAAAGGAAGTAGAGAAGAACAGCCGCATGCTCGTGTTTTATGAAAGCTCCGGCCTCGGGCAGGCGCGGGAGATCATCAAAGCAGCTGCGCTGGCCTATCGTTCAGGCGAGATCAGCTTCGCCGAGCTGTCCCAGTTCCTTACCCAGGCGATCACGATCAGACAGAATTACCTCGACGTACTGAACGCCTATAATCAGGCTGTTATTCAACACAACTATTTCAACAATCTGTAA
- a CDS encoding DUF6660 family protein, translated as MRFFAVILSIVLLALGTVSCSDELPLSGTASSSYQADNATHQHEHKDFCSPFCACSCCAAPVIISLVYSAPVPASHTIFSYSEMPAGIISDLPQPVWQPPRA; from the coding sequence GTGAGATTTTTTGCAGTCATATTGAGCATTGTCCTGTTGGCGCTTGGCACGGTTTCGTGCAGCGACGAGCTGCCGCTGTCCGGTACGGCAAGCAGCAGTTACCAGGCGGACAATGCCACCCATCAGCATGAGCACAAAGATTTCTGTTCCCCGTTTTGTGCCTGCAGCTGTTGCGCTGCGCCCGTGATCATCTCTCTTGTATATTCTGCACCGGTCCCGGCCTCCCATACCATTTTTAGTTACTCCGAAATGCCCGCCGGCATTATTTCAGATCTTCCGCAGCCTGTCTGGCAGCCTCCCCGGGCCTGA
- a CDS encoding amidohydrolase family protein has product MKRLIFSMLMTGLAANAALAQETWITNASLVDPAKQTVQHGMTVVLKEGLITAVHKKKAPPQATTIDAAGKYLLPGLTDAHVHFFQSGGLYTRPDIIDLRTIRPYADEIKAVHAGFEQQLRRYLQNGITTVFDVGATQRFLARKKAIEGWAAAPQVYMAGPIITTGLIHRYDSLYEDTPFILATDAAAGRRLVQEQLPWQPDLIKLLISSDSEAPRNYLPIVEAVINEAHLHGLRVAVHATTLETARQAAVAGADYLVHNVETEAIDDAFVALLKKKKIVLCPALSVKNGYLHTFDQSRAFTTRELNGAEPFALGSVYDIKQLPDTAIARLYKMKANERQERTAAAVRLNQQNLKKLSDAGVRIVSGSDAGNIGTLHAVSLLPELLLMQQSGMSNWQVIQAATINAAGILDRPGYTGNITAGQPANMLLLEGNPTTDLKELEHIRLVIRKGQVISPDTLLRHTPETLVQQQLNAYNTRNMEAFLEPYADDVELFVFPDKLVCRGKEQMRKVYHFFNLASLLHCRIEKRIIEGNYVIDEERILDDRGRKRGTAVYHIQKGKIRKVFFIN; this is encoded by the coding sequence ATGAAACGTCTGATTTTTTCTATGCTGATGACGGGCCTGGCAGCCAATGCCGCGCTCGCACAGGAAACCTGGATCACGAACGCCAGCCTTGTGGACCCTGCCAAACAAACCGTACAGCACGGTATGACGGTAGTGCTGAAAGAGGGTCTTATTACCGCCGTACATAAAAAGAAGGCACCGCCGCAAGCGACCACCATCGATGCGGCAGGAAAATACCTCCTGCCCGGATTGACGGACGCCCATGTGCATTTTTTCCAAAGCGGCGGGCTGTACACGCGACCGGACATCATCGACCTCCGTACGATCCGGCCCTATGCCGATGAAATAAAAGCAGTACATGCCGGCTTTGAACAACAGTTGCGGCGGTACCTGCAAAACGGCATCACCACCGTATTTGACGTGGGCGCTACCCAACGCTTCCTGGCAAGAAAAAAAGCCATCGAAGGATGGGCCGCCGCGCCGCAGGTATACATGGCCGGCCCTATTATCACAACAGGCCTGATACACCGTTACGACAGCCTGTATGAGGACACCCCTTTTATACTGGCCACCGACGCTGCGGCTGGCCGCAGGCTGGTACAGGAGCAACTGCCCTGGCAGCCGGACCTGATCAAACTACTGATATCATCCGATAGTGAAGCGCCCCGGAACTACCTGCCCATCGTGGAAGCTGTTATCAATGAAGCACACCTCCACGGCTTACGGGTGGCCGTACACGCCACCACCCTGGAAACAGCCCGGCAGGCCGCGGTTGCCGGCGCCGACTACCTCGTGCACAACGTGGAAACCGAGGCCATAGACGACGCCTTTGTAGCACTGCTCAAAAAGAAAAAGATCGTGCTGTGCCCCGCCCTGTCGGTTAAAAACGGCTACCTGCATACGTTCGACCAGTCCCGTGCCTTCACCACCCGCGAGCTGAATGGCGCCGAACCTTTTGCATTGGGCAGCGTGTATGATATCAAACAGCTGCCCGATACCGCCATCGCCCGCCTGTACAAGATGAAAGCCAACGAACGGCAGGAGCGGACGGCAGCGGCAGTACGCCTCAACCAGCAGAACCTTAAAAAATTAAGCGACGCCGGTGTACGCATCGTCAGCGGATCGGACGCTGGCAATATCGGTACATTGCATGCCGTCAGCCTCCTGCCGGAACTCCTGCTCATGCAACAAAGCGGCATGAGCAACTGGCAGGTGATACAGGCCGCCACCATCAACGCCGCCGGCATCCTGGACCGTCCGGGCTACACCGGCAACATCACCGCGGGGCAACCGGCCAACATGCTATTGCTGGAAGGCAATCCCACCACCGATCTGAAGGAGCTGGAACATATCCGCCTCGTTATCCGGAAAGGACAGGTAATCAGCCCGGACACCCTGCTGCGGCATACCCCGGAAACATTGGTACAGCAACAACTGAACGCCTACAATACCCGCAACATGGAAGCTTTCCTGGAGCCTTATGCCGATGACGTGGAGCTGTTCGTCTTCCCCGACAAACTGGTGTGCCGCGGAAAAGAACAAATGCGAAAAGTATATCACTTTTTTAACCTGGCCAGCCTGCTCCACTGCCGTATTGAGAAACGGATTATCGAGGGAAACTATGTGATCGACGAAGAACGTATTCTCGATGACCGCGGCAGGAAACGAGGCACCGCTGTTTACCACATACAAAAGGGGAAAATCAGGAAAGTGTTTTTTATCAATTAA
- a CDS encoding DUF4822 domain-containing protein, which produces MKHVKKVTAVLLLAICSAFFFSCNKDNDSEPEPKPLTPAEILASTPWETTNAKNNKGENVALSDANVANFVGFAYFRADGTFTMFNLDDSPKMQGEWSVSADGKTRTIIAKNDAGVVLFTRVVDITVLTKQEFTYRIYPNASDKTVYFDIIHTPTTHPAPKK; this is translated from the coding sequence ATGAAGCATGTAAAAAAAGTAACCGCAGTTCTTTTGCTGGCGATATGCAGCGCCTTTTTCTTTAGCTGTAACAAGGATAACGACAGTGAGCCGGAACCTAAACCGCTTACACCGGCCGAAATACTTGCCAGCACCCCCTGGGAAACGACCAACGCCAAAAACAACAAAGGTGAAAATGTAGCGCTGAGCGATGCGAATGTGGCCAACTTCGTGGGCTTCGCTTATTTCAGGGCAGATGGCACCTTCACCATGTTCAACCTGGACGATTCTCCTAAAATGCAGGGTGAATGGAGCGTTTCCGCTGACGGTAAAACCCGCACTATCATCGCAAAAAACGATGCCGGCGTTGTGCTCTTCACCCGCGTGGTGGATATCACCGTGCTGACCAAACAGGAGTTTACCTACCGCATTTACCCGAATGCCAGCGACAAAACGGTATACTTTGATATTATTCATACACCGACGACTCACCCGGCGCCTAAAAAATAA
- a CDS encoding amidohydrolase, with protein sequence MDKIVNNSHLTFKNVLLETGFEYDGEEVVKTKTALFCIETEDGKITAVTPNDPHINAIDAKGWLMLPAFKDMHAHLDKMLYGLPWQAVSSKRKTVKDQIAYEQKMIPEWLKTSVERAEKLIGFLQSNGTHYIRSHFNIDPTSGFDSLKHLETALKNKEKTAGAELVAFPQHGIFYTDTAPLLKEVVKMDIDFIGGVDPYSIDGSIEKPMDLITQLAIDHNKGIDIHLHEVGETGVKTIGYLIDKTKENPGLRGKTFVSHAFALGHLPPLETERMAARLAEAGVGIVTSVPFGNTIMPIPLLRKHGVEVLVGNDNIQDHWSTFGPGHMLQKAKLIAALYGYSSEWALSRTLAFATRYVLPLDDKGNQQWPKAGHDANLVFLEASCSAEAVARVSPVRSLVHKGNIVF encoded by the coding sequence ATGGATAAGATAGTAAACAACAGCCACCTTACATTTAAAAACGTACTGCTGGAAACGGGTTTTGAGTACGATGGTGAAGAAGTCGTAAAAACGAAGACCGCGCTGTTCTGTATTGAAACGGAAGATGGGAAGATAACAGCTGTCACGCCCAACGACCCTCACATAAACGCCATTGATGCAAAAGGTTGGCTAATGCTGCCTGCATTCAAGGATATGCACGCGCACCTGGACAAAATGCTTTACGGCCTCCCCTGGCAGGCGGTTTCATCTAAAAGGAAAACCGTAAAAGACCAGATCGCCTATGAGCAGAAGATGATCCCCGAATGGCTGAAAACGTCCGTGGAACGGGCGGAAAAACTGATCGGCTTCTTACAGTCAAACGGTACGCACTATATCCGTTCCCATTTCAACATAGACCCCACTTCCGGTTTCGATTCGTTAAAACACCTCGAAACGGCGCTGAAAAACAAGGAGAAAACAGCAGGCGCCGAGCTGGTGGCTTTTCCCCAACACGGTATATTTTATACCGACACCGCTCCCCTGCTGAAAGAAGTGGTAAAAATGGACATTGATTTCATCGGTGGCGTAGATCCGTACTCCATCGACGGGAGCATAGAAAAACCGATGGACCTGATCACGCAACTGGCCATCGATCACAACAAAGGCATCGATATCCATCTGCATGAGGTGGGTGAAACCGGCGTGAAGACGATCGGATACCTGATCGATAAAACCAAAGAAAATCCCGGACTTCGTGGTAAAACATTTGTGAGCCATGCCTTCGCGCTGGGGCATCTTCCGCCGCTGGAAACAGAACGCATGGCCGCCCGCCTGGCCGAAGCCGGCGTAGGTATTGTGACTTCCGTACCTTTCGGCAACACGATTATGCCCATCCCCCTGTTGAGAAAACACGGCGTGGAAGTGCTCGTGGGCAACGATAATATCCAGGACCACTGGAGCACTTTCGGTCCGGGCCATATGCTGCAGAAAGCAAAGCTCATTGCCGCCTTGTACGGATACAGCTCCGAATGGGCGCTTTCCAGGACGCTGGCCTTTGCCACGCGGTATGTACTTCCGCTGGACGATAAAGGCAACCAGCAATGGCCCAAAGCCGGTCATGACGCCAACCTGGTGTTCCTCGAAGCTTCCTGCTCCGCTGAAGCGGTAGCCAGGGTTTCACCGGTCAGGTCACTGGTACATAAAGGGAATATTGTATTCTGA